In one Nocardia tengchongensis genomic region, the following are encoded:
- a CDS encoding A24 family peptidase, with the protein MNSTAMLVLTVWCAVLSAFDVRWRRLPDALTLPGAVIVLGYGFSLGTPGLAVLGALLLAVPYLLLHLCCPAALGAGDVKLALGLGAATALGGAQSWAWAAIAAPLLTACAGVGTLLVTDYRPRWPGYQARLPVGAQSHRHPGSRWLALPVIRIMILMWRPAWASDARTPAVRGGGAAVGEVATLPHGPAMCAASVLALLAGR; encoded by the coding sequence ATGAATTCGACGGCGATGCTGGTGCTCACGGTGTGGTGCGCGGTGCTGAGCGCCTTCGACGTGCGGTGGCGGCGGCTGCCCGACGCGCTCACCCTGCCGGGCGCGGTGATCGTCCTCGGCTACGGATTCTCCCTGGGCACACCCGGATTGGCGGTGCTGGGGGCATTGCTGCTGGCCGTCCCGTATCTGCTCCTGCACCTCTGCTGTCCCGCCGCGCTGGGCGCGGGAGATGTGAAGCTCGCGCTGGGGCTGGGCGCGGCGACCGCCCTCGGCGGAGCGCAGAGCTGGGCGTGGGCCGCGATCGCGGCACCCCTGCTGACGGCCTGCGCCGGGGTGGGAACCCTCCTTGTCACGGACTACCGCCCGAGGTGGCCCGGCTACCAGGCGCGGTTGCCGGTCGGCGCACAGTCACACCGGCATCCGGGCTCGCGGTGGCTAGCATTGCCCGTGATTCGCATCATGATCTTGATGTGGCGTCCGGCGTGGGCGTCCGACGCCCGCACCCCGGCTGTTCGGGGCGGCGGCGCGGCGGTCGGCGAGGTCGCGACACTCCCGCACGGGCCCGCCATGTGCGCGGCAAGCGTGCTGGCGTTGCTGGCCGGGCGCTGA
- a CDS encoding YciI family protein: protein MRKYLVMAMRTPRFDASIAVPHQEWLAVVRERGQLVETGKFTDGSGGAYVITAENLAAAQELISTDPIHTTGASELTVYEWDITG from the coding sequence GTGCGCAAATATCTGGTCATGGCCATGCGCACCCCGCGCTTCGACGCTTCCATCGCCGTTCCGCATCAGGAGTGGCTGGCGGTGGTCCGCGAGCGCGGACAGCTGGTGGAGACCGGCAAATTCACCGACGGCAGCGGCGGCGCGTACGTGATCACCGCCGAGAATCTGGCTGCCGCACAGGAATTGATCAGCACCGACCCGATTCACACCACGGGCGCATCGGAACTGACCGTGTACGAGTGGGATATCACCGGCTGA
- a CDS encoding adenylosuccinate synthetase translates to MFGDRHLIVVDLGFGDAGKGATVDWLCSPHAGLDVAAVVRFNGGAQAAHNVLADGRHHTFRQFGSGTLSGVPTLLSRHMLVEPLALAAEARELAALGVADPLSLLYVDERALLTTPIHGAANRCREDTRGTARHGSCGIGIGETASYALDHDAPRVADCRRPEVLRRKLIALEEHYAPLLAGGRHRYDPIDDLVGAYTAFARAVAILPGEQLAGFARTGRLVFEGAQGVLLDEWRGTHPYTTWSTVEPRHARDMLARIGAPGYVLGVTRAYLTRHGAGPFPTEDPALSIPEPHNGTGVYQGAFRRGHLDPLLLRYAIEACGGIDGLAVNHLDALGDIRTATGYLTADGCVDRLDCGVWQDLGHQQRLTELLEAATPAYADLPADVPGYLEAELGAPVVLTACGPDRADRTLRITAQA, encoded by the coding sequence ATGTTCGGCGACCGTCACCTGATCGTGGTGGACCTCGGCTTCGGCGACGCCGGCAAGGGGGCCACTGTGGACTGGCTGTGCTCACCGCACGCCGGGCTCGACGTGGCCGCGGTGGTGCGGTTCAACGGCGGCGCCCAGGCCGCCCACAATGTGCTCGCCGACGGCCGCCACCACACCTTCCGGCAGTTCGGGTCCGGCACCCTGTCCGGGGTGCCGACCCTGCTGTCCCGGCACATGCTGGTCGAACCGCTGGCCCTGGCCGCCGAGGCCCGCGAACTCGCGGCCCTCGGGGTCGCCGACCCGCTGTCGCTGCTGTACGTCGACGAGCGGGCACTGCTCACCACGCCGATCCACGGGGCCGCCAACCGGTGCCGGGAGGATACGAGGGGTACCGCCCGGCACGGATCGTGCGGCATCGGCATCGGCGAGACCGCGAGCTACGCCCTCGACCACGACGCGCCCCGGGTCGCCGACTGCCGGCGGCCGGAAGTGTTGCGGCGCAAGCTGATCGCGCTGGAGGAGCACTACGCGCCGCTGCTCGCCGGCGGGCGGCACCGCTACGACCCGATCGACGACCTGGTCGGGGCCTACACCGCGTTCGCGCGAGCGGTGGCGATCCTGCCGGGTGAGCAGCTCGCGGGGTTCGCGCGCACCGGCCGGCTCGTCTTCGAGGGCGCGCAGGGCGTGCTGCTCGACGAATGGCGCGGCACCCACCCCTACACCACCTGGTCCACCGTCGAACCCCGGCACGCGCGAGACATGCTGGCGCGCATCGGGGCTCCCGGTTACGTGCTCGGCGTGACCCGGGCCTACCTGACCCGGCACGGGGCCGGCCCGTTCCCGACCGAGGACCCCGCGCTCTCGATTCCCGAGCCGCACAACGGAACCGGCGTGTATCAAGGGGCGTTCCGGCGCGGGCACCTCGATCCGCTGCTGCTGCGGTACGCGATCGAGGCCTGCGGCGGGATCGACGGGCTGGCCGTCAACCACCTCGACGCGCTCGGCGACATCCGCACCGCCACCGGCTATCTCACCGCCGACGGCTGCGTCGACCGGCTCGACTGCGGGGTCTGGCAGGACCTCGGCCACCAGCAGCGGCTCACCGAGCTGCTGGAGGCCGCCACCCCGGCGTACGCGGATCTGCCCGCCGACGTACCCGGCTACCTGGAAGCCGAACTCGGCGCGCCGGTGGTGCTGACCGCCTGCGGGCCGGACCGGGCCGATCGCACACTCCGGATCACCGCTCAGGCATGA
- the efp gene encoding elongation factor P, whose translation MADTSDFKNGLVLKIDNNLQQIVEFQHVKPGKGPAFVRTKLKNVVSGKVVDKTFNAGVKVETATVDRRDMTFLYHDGEDYIFMDGDTYDQIHLSEALLGRNAGFLLENMAVQIAMHEGEALFVELPVAIDVIVTHTEPGLQGDRSSAGTKPAIVETGAEVQVPLFINQGDKLRIDTRDGSYISRVNS comes from the coding sequence GTGGCGGACACCAGCGACTTCAAGAACGGCCTCGTGCTGAAGATCGACAACAATCTGCAGCAGATTGTCGAGTTCCAGCATGTCAAGCCGGGTAAGGGTCCCGCCTTCGTGCGCACCAAGCTGAAGAACGTGGTCTCGGGCAAGGTCGTCGACAAGACCTTCAACGCCGGCGTCAAGGTGGAGACCGCGACCGTCGACCGTCGCGACATGACCTTCCTCTACCACGATGGTGAGGACTACATCTTCATGGACGGCGACACCTACGACCAGATCCACCTGAGCGAGGCGCTGCTGGGCCGCAATGCCGGCTTCCTGCTGGAGAACATGGCCGTGCAGATCGCCATGCACGAGGGTGAGGCGCTGTTCGTCGAGCTCCCCGTCGCGATCGACGTCATCGTCACCCACACCGAGCCGGGCCTGCAGGGCGACCGCTCCTCGGCCGGCACCAAGCCCGCCATCGTGGAGACCGGCGCCGAGGTGCAGGTGCCGCTGTTCATCAACCAGGGTGACAAGCTGCGCATCGACACCCGCGACGGCAGCTACATCAGCCGCGTCAACTCCTGA
- the nusB gene encoding transcription antitermination factor NusB → MADQSDKKSFKKLGARHKARRRAVDLLFEAEARDIDPADLLSERVSLSVREESVAPVSPYTRVLVEGVADDLDRVDGTIESYLSQDWTLPRLPAVDRAILRVAVWELFHANDVPPVVAVDEAVELAKELSTDDSPSFINGVLGQVVQVAPQVRAAAAATRSTVADDEK, encoded by the coding sequence GTGGCCGATCAGTCGGACAAGAAGTCTTTCAAGAAGCTCGGCGCACGGCACAAGGCGCGCCGGCGTGCGGTGGACCTGCTCTTCGAGGCGGAGGCGCGCGATATCGATCCCGCGGATCTGCTCTCGGAGCGGGTGTCGCTGTCGGTGCGTGAGGAATCGGTGGCTCCGGTGAGCCCCTACACCCGGGTCCTGGTCGAAGGCGTCGCCGACGATCTGGATCGGGTGGACGGCACCATCGAGTCGTATCTGTCGCAGGATTGGACGCTGCCCCGGCTGCCCGCCGTGGACCGCGCCATTCTGCGGGTGGCGGTGTGGGAGTTGTTCCACGCCAACGACGTTCCCCCGGTGGTGGCGGTGGACGAGGCGGTGGAGCTGGCCAAGGAGCTGTCCACCGACGATTCCCCGTCGTTCATCAACGGTGTGCTCGGCCAGGTGGTTCAGGTGGCCCCGCAGGTGCGGGCCGCCGCGGCCGCGACCCGGTCGACCGTCGCCGACGACGAGAAGTAG
- a CDS encoding aminopeptidase P family protein, with the protein MSADHDPARRPDYALRRASLRNLLVENRVDALLVTDLINIRYLTGFTGSNAALLVYAWDSSEDRTLISTDGRYLTQVGVQVPDLRAEINRACARRVIEIAGEWQTGRVAFESHVVTVDQHRGLAALGTGLDLVPVPGLVEQLRMVKDDYEVDCLRAACAAADAALAALLERGGLCPGRTERQVARDLEWLMFEHGAEAVAFETIVAAGANSAVPHHRPTDAVLATGDFVKLDFGAVSQGYHSDMTRTFVLGAATDWHREVYDLVSAAQRAGREALAPGVSTAAVDAASRQVIEAAGHGDLFVHGLGHGVGLQIHEAPGIAKTGTGTLLDGVAVTVEPGVYFPGRGGVRIEDTLVVRQGGPELLTHTSKDLTVVD; encoded by the coding sequence ATGTCTGCTGATCACGATCCGGCCCGGCGACCCGACTACGCGCTGCGCCGGGCCAGCCTGCGGAATCTGCTGGTGGAGAACCGTGTCGACGCCCTGCTGGTCACGGACCTGATCAATATCCGGTACCTGACCGGTTTCACCGGTTCCAATGCCGCGCTGCTGGTCTACGCCTGGGATTCCAGCGAGGACCGCACCCTCATCAGCACCGACGGCCGCTACCTCACCCAGGTCGGCGTGCAGGTGCCCGATCTGCGCGCCGAGATCAACCGGGCCTGCGCGCGCCGGGTGATCGAGATCGCGGGGGAATGGCAGACCGGCCGAGTCGCGTTCGAGAGCCACGTGGTCACCGTCGACCAGCATCGCGGCCTGGCCGCGCTGGGCACCGGCCTGGACCTGGTCCCGGTCCCGGGCCTGGTCGAGCAGCTGCGGATGGTCAAGGACGACTACGAGGTGGACTGCCTGCGTGCGGCCTGCGCGGCCGCCGACGCGGCGCTGGCCGCCCTGCTCGAGCGCGGTGGCCTGTGCCCGGGCCGCACCGAACGCCAGGTGGCCCGCGACCTGGAGTGGCTGATGTTCGAGCACGGCGCGGAAGCGGTGGCCTTCGAGACCATCGTGGCCGCGGGTGCGAATTCGGCTGTCCCGCATCACCGTCCGACCGACGCGGTGCTGGCCACCGGCGATTTCGTGAAACTCGACTTCGGTGCGGTGTCGCAGGGCTACCACTCCGACATGACCCGCACCTTCGTACTGGGCGCGGCCACCGACTGGCATCGCGAGGTCTATGACCTGGTCAGCGCCGCGCAGCGGGCGGGCCGCGAGGCCCTGGCCCCCGGCGTCTCGACCGCGGCCGTGGACGCCGCGTCCCGCCAGGTGATCGAAGCGGCCGGTCACGGGGACCTGTTCGTGCACGGTCTCGGACATGGCGTCGGCCTGCAGATTCACGAAGCGCCCGGAATCGCCAAAACCGGCACGGGTACACTGCTGGATGGCGTGGCGGTGACCGTCGAGCCAGGTGTGTACTTCCCCGGCCGCGGTGGCGTTCGGATCGAGGACACGCTCGTGGTTCGCCAGGGGGGCCCGGAGCTGCTCACCCACACCAGCAAAGACCTGACCGTCGTCGACTGA
- a CDS encoding zinc-binding dehydrogenase codes for MQAILLTGTGGPEVLVASEVPAPRPQAGQILLHTRAIPVLFPETMLRSGAFPLPVQFPIVFGTQAAGVIAEVGAGVDPSLIGRRVVVSSNSFGTYAEQVCVPAEAATLIPDGLGTDAAAAVAMSGSVAIPLLETARLTGTETILVEAAATGVGAYLTQLAKEYGAARVIATAGGAEKAAQAREFGADAVLDHHVPGWTGQLREILGGATLDVVFDSLGGESALALLDLMTPLRGHMLSYGFLSGAPAQVGAMDLIMRGLTLTGCSGPAWLAGVAAATGTALDRAATGSLTPLVDRVLPLHQAAHAHRLLEDRAAKGTIILRAG; via the coding sequence ATGCAAGCAATCCTATTGACCGGCACCGGCGGACCCGAGGTCCTGGTCGCGAGCGAGGTGCCCGCGCCGCGCCCACAGGCCGGGCAGATCCTGCTGCACACCCGGGCGATCCCGGTGCTGTTCCCGGAGACCATGCTGCGCTCGGGCGCGTTCCCGCTGCCGGTCCAGTTCCCGATCGTGTTCGGCACCCAGGCCGCGGGCGTGATCGCCGAAGTCGGCGCAGGCGTGGATCCGTCGCTCATCGGGCGACGAGTGGTGGTGAGCAGCAACAGTTTCGGCACCTACGCCGAACAGGTGTGCGTTCCCGCCGAGGCCGCCACCCTGATCCCCGACGGACTGGGCACCGACGCGGCCGCGGCCGTCGCCATGAGCGGTTCGGTGGCCATCCCGCTGCTGGAGACCGCGCGGCTCACCGGCACCGAGACCATCCTCGTCGAGGCTGCCGCGACCGGCGTCGGCGCTTACCTCACCCAACTCGCCAAGGAATACGGTGCGGCACGGGTGATCGCCACCGCGGGCGGGGCCGAAAAGGCCGCGCAGGCCCGCGAATTCGGTGCGGACGCCGTCCTCGATCACCACGTCCCGGGATGGACCGGGCAACTGCGCGAAATCCTCGGCGGCGCAACGCTGGACGTGGTCTTCGACTCCCTCGGCGGCGAATCCGCGCTCGCACTGCTGGATCTCATGACCCCGCTGCGCGGCCACATGCTCAGCTACGGCTTCCTGTCCGGCGCGCCCGCGCAGGTCGGCGCCATGGATCTGATCATGCGCGGGCTCACTCTCACCGGATGCTCCGGGCCGGCCTGGCTGGCCGGGGTCGCGGCCGCGACCGGAACCGCCCTGGACCGGGCCGCGACCGGGTCGCTCACCCCGCTGGTCGACCGGGTGCTGCCGCTGCACCAGGCCGCACACGCCCACCGGCTGCTGGAGGATCGCGCCGCCAAGGGCACGATCATCCTGCGCGCCGGCTGA
- a CDS encoding TetR/AcrR family transcriptional regulator: protein MNPPKERADAARNRQAILEAARRLFAEEGAEAATMDRIAAAAGVAKGTLFHRFGSRAGLLYELIADGATGLMEAVRSGPPPLGPGAPAADRLLAYFDAMTCLIADDIELNVAYQALPPHPHREEFHAFWATHISSLLHELRPDLDAEVVGGLLLAPLGGELVPYLVRAGHKDRLREAVRQLVESVIRQSA from the coding sequence ATGAACCCGCCCAAGGAACGTGCCGATGCCGCCCGCAACCGGCAGGCAATCCTCGAAGCGGCGCGCCGGCTGTTCGCCGAGGAGGGCGCGGAGGCGGCCACGATGGACCGCATCGCCGCCGCGGCCGGGGTCGCCAAAGGCACCCTGTTCCACCGCTTCGGAAGCCGGGCCGGTCTGCTCTACGAGCTCATCGCCGACGGCGCGACCGGCCTGATGGAGGCGGTGCGATCGGGCCCGCCCCCGCTGGGGCCGGGTGCGCCCGCAGCGGACCGGCTACTGGCCTACTTCGACGCCATGACCTGCCTGATCGCCGACGACATCGAACTGAACGTCGCCTACCAGGCCCTCCCGCCGCACCCGCATCGCGAGGAATTCCACGCCTTCTGGGCCACCCATATCAGCAGCCTGCTGCACGAGCTCCGCCCCGACCTGGATGCCGAGGTCGTCGGCGGTCTGTTGCTGGCTCCCTTGGGCGGGGAGCTGGTGCCGTACCTGGTCCGGGCCGGGCACAAGGACCGGCTGCGGGAGGCCGTTCGTCAGCTCGTGGAGTCGGTGATCAGACAATCCGCCTGA
- a CDS encoding AAA family ATPase, translating into MIEPFVGRVHELSTLDATYCTPGRHRVFLVEGPAGIGKSRLLAESVRHGRAAGLRAITVAATEYERSTPRQVLLDLADQLDHDADGYRYGDGDGDSGTDGDAHMVDPGGRTPDHGIATADTRESARWLRHRLAGTPTVLIIDDAHWADPASLRVLAVLIRQSPMPATVVLAYRTGQFPTELGAALRTPRADVTHLSVPPLSTDEATALLPDLTPAHRARLVAAAHGNPLYLQVLAELTPAELDQALRDDPVDTGFGHAALDRTLRAELAHLPPREQLVAQAAAVCGATADTELLGATAEVTRTDLDAAVDDLARRGWLTVTGGTVAFRHPLMRTAAYRLAGPAWRAAAHDRAARFLRTVDAPVLVRARHLEHAFGSRDDLAATELIRAAEQALATAPATSARWIEAAIRLTPDPRPSGGLDAIADSGSTADRDAAMRPGSTNVTGATISPGTDADATRVLLGRALLLSGSAERARDVLEPLLPHEDSHSSTTSPRASANVPHAEPVPAASDAPGLSASNEAVLLYARCERILGRIDSARRLLAGAVERLDPGESGSVQLELAILESQDNRDREAEVRIRALFASGAVRDPAIRAAACTLRSMGQLNSLDLRAARDAYRIAEREFAQLNDTRLLDGVHAVAALGWMAYFLDDQRTGLTHIERAITVCHRHGRSFVLPELHTVHAYSLAKIGRYDDALAAAEDALETARLYGYPGIAPLAGAAKLRILQDTAPAAEVLRWWRTLDTLPRPAMRWWRATVDAALAEIARALPHPARPQPTGATLPTAATATVPDDTTSAMLPTAPESARPPTDIRSATQPTDSETATLPIDATSSGVPTGATPTARAGVTTSQSMPNAAGPVTDTSVQPEAMDAQSREHPMRAAELAVGALACLAHGDLETAGALVERAGEVAERLDLPGQRAAAARARAGYLCARGDLEAAAQAAAAAIAHYGQAGMPVFRAQAMLVAAEIDGKRGDFATATARIASAREEFAAAGAHELLTAATTAQRKLAGHRSVSGATILSEREREVAELAARGLTNKDIAEKLFLSPRTVEDHLGRILRKLGLTGRGGIAHKLAELDRPD; encoded by the coding sequence GTGATCGAGCCATTCGTCGGCCGCGTTCACGAACTCTCGACGCTGGACGCGACCTACTGCACGCCCGGCCGGCACCGCGTGTTCCTGGTCGAAGGTCCGGCGGGAATCGGAAAGTCCAGACTGCTGGCCGAATCCGTCCGGCATGGCCGCGCGGCGGGTCTGCGGGCGATCACGGTCGCGGCCACAGAATACGAGCGGTCCACGCCCCGCCAGGTGCTGCTGGATCTCGCCGACCAACTCGACCACGACGCTGATGGCTATCGCTATGGCGACGGCGACGGCGATAGCGGCACCGATGGCGATGCCCACATGGTCGATCCCGGCGGCCGCACACCGGATCACGGGATCGCGACGGCCGATACCCGGGAGTCCGCGCGGTGGCTGCGGCACCGGCTCGCAGGCACTCCCACGGTCCTGATCATCGATGACGCGCACTGGGCCGACCCGGCGTCACTGCGGGTGCTGGCCGTGTTGATCCGGCAGTCGCCGATGCCCGCGACCGTGGTCCTCGCCTATCGGACCGGACAGTTTCCCACCGAACTCGGTGCCGCCCTGCGAACCCCACGCGCCGACGTGACCCATCTGAGCGTGCCGCCGCTGTCCACGGACGAAGCGACCGCGCTGCTCCCGGACCTGACGCCCGCACACCGCGCCCGGCTCGTCGCCGCGGCCCACGGCAATCCGCTGTATCTGCAGGTCCTGGCCGAACTCACGCCCGCGGAACTGGATCAGGCGCTGCGCGACGATCCCGTCGACACCGGGTTCGGCCATGCCGCACTGGACCGCACCCTGCGCGCCGAACTCGCGCACCTGCCGCCCCGCGAACAACTCGTCGCCCAGGCTGCCGCGGTGTGCGGCGCGACCGCCGACACCGAACTGCTCGGCGCCACCGCCGAAGTCACCCGCACCGACCTCGACGCCGCGGTCGACGACCTGGCCCGGCGCGGCTGGCTCACCGTCACCGGCGGCACCGTCGCCTTCCGCCATCCCCTCATGCGCACCGCCGCCTACCGCCTCGCCGGCCCCGCCTGGCGCGCCGCCGCCCACGACCGCGCCGCCCGCTTCCTGCGCACCGTCGACGCCCCGGTCCTGGTCCGCGCCCGCCACCTCGAACACGCCTTCGGCAGCCGCGACGACCTCGCCGCCACCGAATTGATCCGCGCCGCCGAACAAGCCCTCGCCACCGCCCCCGCCACCAGCGCCCGCTGGATCGAAGCCGCCATCCGCCTCACCCCCGACCCACGCCCATCCGGTGGCCTCGATGCGATCGCCGACTCGGGCTCGACCGCCGACCGGGACGCCGCCATGCGCCCGGGCTCGACCAACGTCACCGGTGCGACCATCTCCCCGGGCACCGATGCGGACGCGACGCGCGTGTTGCTCGGGCGGGCACTGCTGTTGTCCGGGTCCGCCGAGCGGGCGCGGGACGTGCTCGAACCGCTCCTGCCGCACGAAGATTCACACTCCTCCACGACCTCACCCCGAGCGAGTGCGAACGTCCCGCACGCCGAACCCGTACCGGCCGCGTCGGACGCTCCCGGATTGTCGGCGAGCAACGAGGCGGTGCTGCTGTACGCGCGATGTGAGCGGATTCTCGGCCGGATCGACAGTGCGCGGCGGCTGCTGGCGGGGGCGGTCGAGCGGCTGGATCCGGGCGAGAGTGGTTCGGTGCAGCTGGAACTGGCGATTCTGGAATCCCAGGACAATCGCGATCGGGAGGCGGAGGTGCGGATCCGGGCACTGTTCGCGTCGGGGGCCGTGCGGGATCCGGCGATTCGAGCGGCGGCATGCACGTTGCGCAGCATGGGGCAGCTCAACAGTCTGGACCTGCGCGCGGCGCGGGACGCGTATCGGATCGCCGAACGAGAATTCGCGCAGCTCAACGACACTCGGCTGCTCGACGGCGTGCACGCGGTGGCGGCGCTGGGCTGGATGGCGTACTTCCTCGACGATCAACGCACCGGTCTCACCCACATCGAACGCGCCATCACCGTCTGCCACCGGCACGGCCGCAGCTTCGTGCTGCCGGAGCTGCACACCGTCCACGCCTACTCCCTCGCCAAGATCGGCCGCTACGACGACGCGCTCGCCGCCGCCGAGGACGCCCTGGAAACCGCACGGCTGTACGGATATCCGGGCATCGCGCCACTGGCCGGCGCGGCGAAGCTGCGAATCCTCCAGGACACCGCACCCGCCGCAGAGGTGCTGCGCTGGTGGCGCACCCTCGACACACTCCCCCGGCCCGCCATGCGATGGTGGCGCGCCACCGTCGACGCGGCCCTCGCCGAAATCGCCCGCGCGCTACCGCATCCGGCCCGGCCTCAGCCCACCGGCGCCACATTGCCCACTGCCGCCACAGCCACAGTGCCCGATGACACCACATCGGCCATGCTGCCCACCGCCCCCGAATCGGCAAGGCCGCCCACCGACATCAGGTCGGCAACGCAACCCACCGACAGCGAAACCGCAACGTTGCCCATCGACGCCACATCATCCGGTGTGCCGACCGGAGCTACGCCGACCGCCCGCGCCGGTGTCACTACCTCGCAGTCGATGCCGAACGCCGCCGGGCCGGTCACCGATACGTCCGTGCAGCCGGAGGCCATGGACGCGCAGTCGCGGGAACATCCGATGCGGGCCGCGGAGCTCGCGGTCGGAGCGCTGGCGTGCCTCGCCCACGGCGACCTCGAGACGGCAGGGGCACTGGTGGAGCGGGCGGGCGAGGTGGCCGAACGGCTCGACCTACCCGGGCAGCGGGCCGCGGCGGCGCGGGCGCGGGCCGGATATCTGTGCGCACGAGGCGATCTCGAAGCGGCCGCCCAGGCGGCGGCAGCGGCGATCGCGCACTACGGTCAGGCCGGGATGCCCGTCTTTCGCGCCCAGGCCATGCTGGTGGCCGCCGAAATCGACGGGAAGCGAGGCGATTTCGCCACCGCGACCGCGCGAATCGCCTCCGCCCGAGAGGAATTCGCGGCGGCCGGTGCGCACGAGCTGCTCACCGCCGCCACCACCGCGCAGCGCAAGCTGGCGGGTCATCGCAGTGTGAGTGGTGCGACCATATTGAGCGAGCGTGAACGCGAGGTCGCCGAGCTGGCGGCGCGGGGACTCACCAACAAGGACATCGCCGAAAAGCTGTTCCTGAGCCCGCGCACCGTGGAGGACCATCTGGGTCGCATCCTGCGCAAACTGGGGCTCACCGGTCGCGGCGGGATCGCGCACAAGCTCGCGGAATTGGACCGACCGGACTGA
- a CDS encoding alkaline phosphatase family protein, whose translation MFRKRIAPVVMAAAAFIGMATSAVAVSSHAQAAAVVPAFDHIVVVMFENHAYSQINGSSSAPYFNSLAGQGAKFTQSFGVTHPSEPNYLAMFSGSTQGITDDSCPHTFSGNNIANQLITASKTFKSYSEAMPSDGYTGCTSGTYARKHNAAPFFSNVPATSNVRFSTFPTSANYATLPTVSYVAPDLCNDMHDCSIKTGDNWLKNNMDAYAQWAKTHNSLLIVTFDEDNGGSSNHIFTTFVGAHTQVGSFSNQINHYNVLSTVESAYGLAHLNPAAEITNVWN comes from the coding sequence GTGTTCAGGAAGCGCATCGCTCCCGTCGTCATGGCGGCCGCAGCGTTCATCGGTATGGCGACGTCCGCGGTGGCAGTCTCGTCCCACGCGCAGGCGGCGGCGGTCGTTCCGGCGTTCGACCACATCGTGGTCGTGATGTTCGAGAACCATGCCTACTCGCAGATCAACGGCAGCTCCAGCGCCCCCTACTTCAACAGCCTGGCCGGTCAGGGCGCGAAGTTCACCCAGTCGTTCGGCGTCACCCACCCGAGCGAGCCGAACTACCTGGCGATGTTCTCCGGGTCCACCCAGGGCATCACCGACGACAGCTGCCCGCACACCTTCAGCGGCAACAACATCGCCAACCAGCTGATCACCGCGAGCAAGACCTTCAAGAGCTACTCGGAGGCCATGCCGTCGGACGGCTACACCGGCTGCACCAGCGGCACTTACGCGCGCAAGCACAATGCCGCGCCGTTCTTCAGCAACGTGCCCGCGACCAGCAACGTCCGCTTCAGCACGTTCCCGACCTCGGCGAACTACGCGACCCTGCCCACGGTTTCGTACGTGGCGCCCGACCTGTGCAATGACATGCACGACTGCTCGATCAAAACCGGTGACAACTGGCTGAAGAACAACATGGACGCCTACGCGCAGTGGGCCAAGACCCACAACAGCCTGCTCATCGTCACCTTCGACGAGGACAACGGCGGCTCGTCCAACCACATCTTCACCACCTTCGTCGGCGCGCACACCCAGGTCGGCAGCTTCTCCAACCAGATCAACCACTACAACGTGCTCAGCACCGTCGAGAGCGCCTACGGTCTGGCCCACCTGAACCCCGCGGCGGAGATCACCAACGTGTGGAACTGA
- a CDS encoding NUDIX hydrolase, which produces MEQQSAVSIDVIALRYGPDDPTATLGIAARRWEPFAGALALPGVLLGLGERLAEAATRAVHTKLGVPADAILAVGQVATFDEPNRDPRGPTLSIAMWAVVGPHESDTATWVPFDAVPHLAFDHNQIVATARDRLADMLWKDLTFTRALTGDEFTATRAVGLTTALHGAKPDAGNLNRTLAALPGLSRTGERVRVKATGRPAAVWSFA; this is translated from the coding sequence GTGGAGCAACAATCGGCGGTATCCATCGACGTGATCGCCCTGCGCTACGGGCCCGACGACCCCACCGCCACCCTCGGCATCGCCGCGCGGCGGTGGGAACCGTTCGCCGGCGCCCTCGCACTGCCTGGCGTACTGCTGGGACTGGGCGAACGGCTCGCCGAGGCCGCCACCCGCGCGGTCCACACCAAACTCGGGGTGCCCGCCGACGCCATCCTCGCCGTCGGCCAGGTCGCCACCTTCGACGAACCCAACCGCGACCCGCGCGGGCCGACCCTGTCCATCGCCATGTGGGCGGTCGTCGGACCGCACGAGAGCGACACCGCGACCTGGGTGCCCTTCGACGCGGTCCCGCACCTGGCCTTCGACCACAACCAGATCGTCGCGACCGCCCGCGACCGGCTGGCCGACATGCTGTGGAAGGACCTGACCTTCACCCGCGCCCTCACCGGCGACGAGTTCACCGCCACCCGCGCGGTCGGTCTCACCACCGCCCTGCACGGCGCGAAACCCGATGCTGGCAACCTGAATCGGACCCTGGCCGCGCTGCCCGGCCTGTCCCGGACAGGCGAACGCGTCCGGGTGAAGGCCACCGGGCGGCCCGCGGCCGTCTGGTCCTTCGCGTGA